A stretch of the Mycobacteroides immunogenum genome encodes the following:
- a CDS encoding glycosyltransferase, with the protein MSDIPFGPIDSTESHAVSLLSRVILPRPGEPLDVRKLYIVESDTNDRRAHPPTRTSLEIGSESEVSFATYFNAFPASYWRRWSTLENVVLHIELTGSGRIDVYRTKATGARITVGGTQFSGENAVIEFEIGLDAFEDGGWIWFDITTDSEVALHNAGWYASTPAPGRASVAVGIPTFNRPNDCVNALKALTSDPLVDKVITAVIVPDQGAKKVKDHPEWAAAAGPLEGRLRVHDQPNLGGSGGYSRVMYEALKNTDCEQILYMDDDIRIEPDSILRALALNRFAKSPMLVGGQMLNLQEPSHLHVMGEVVNRDNFMWTNAPFAEYDHDFAKFALDDIEEDRSKLLHRRIDVDFNGWWMCMIPRVVAEELGQPLPLFIKWDDAEYGLRANEHGYGTASMPGTAIWHMAWSDKDDAIDWQAYFHLRNRLVVAALHWDNNIRGLLASMVKATVKHLMCLEYSTVAIQNRAIDDFLAGPEHIASILESAMPEVRAMRQQFPDAVVLPTATSLPVPSGRRKVHKPPVSLPAIGFRLSRGVIHQLTKENPAHHVRPELNVATQDARWFLLCGMDGVTVTTADGRGVVYRQRDRAKMFDLLRGSLRRHLQLMRSFNKMRKTYRKALPTLTSKEQWENILGIGSDNAAPKSVNPGVSA; encoded by the coding sequence GTGAGTGATATTCCATTCGGCCCCATCGATTCCACCGAATCGCACGCGGTGAGCCTGCTTTCGAGAGTGATCCTGCCCCGGCCGGGTGAGCCTCTCGATGTACGCAAGCTCTACATCGTCGAATCCGACACCAACGATCGGCGCGCGCACCCACCGACTCGCACCTCGCTGGAGATCGGCTCGGAATCAGAGGTTTCCTTTGCCACCTACTTCAACGCGTTTCCAGCGAGCTATTGGCGCCGCTGGTCGACGTTGGAGAATGTGGTGCTGCACATCGAACTGACCGGATCCGGGCGCATCGATGTGTACCGGACCAAAGCCACCGGTGCGCGAATCACCGTGGGCGGCACACAGTTCAGCGGCGAAAATGCGGTGATCGAGTTCGAGATCGGATTGGACGCCTTCGAGGACGGCGGCTGGATCTGGTTCGACATCACCACCGATAGCGAGGTCGCGCTGCACAACGCGGGCTGGTATGCGTCCACCCCGGCGCCCGGCCGGGCCAGCGTCGCCGTCGGTATCCCCACCTTCAACCGGCCGAACGACTGCGTGAACGCACTCAAGGCGCTGACCTCAGATCCTTTGGTGGACAAGGTGATCACCGCTGTCATCGTTCCCGACCAGGGCGCCAAGAAGGTCAAGGATCACCCCGAATGGGCAGCCGCCGCTGGGCCATTGGAAGGTCGGCTGCGCGTGCACGACCAGCCGAATCTCGGCGGGTCGGGTGGCTACAGCCGGGTCATGTACGAGGCGCTCAAGAACACCGACTGTGAGCAGATCCTCTACATGGACGACGACATCAGGATTGAGCCGGACTCAATTCTGCGGGCGCTGGCGCTCAATCGGTTCGCCAAGTCCCCCATGCTTGTCGGCGGTCAGATGCTCAACCTGCAGGAGCCCTCGCATCTGCACGTGATGGGCGAGGTGGTCAATCGTGACAACTTCATGTGGACCAACGCGCCGTTCGCCGAGTACGACCACGATTTCGCCAAGTTCGCGCTCGACGACATCGAAGAGGATCGCAGCAAGCTGCTGCACCGCCGGATCGATGTCGACTTCAACGGTTGGTGGATGTGCATGATCCCCCGTGTTGTCGCCGAAGAGCTGGGGCAACCGCTGCCACTGTTCATCAAGTGGGATGACGCCGAGTACGGGCTTCGCGCCAACGAACATGGTTACGGCACCGCGTCGATGCCCGGCACCGCGATCTGGCACATGGCTTGGAGCGACAAGGACGATGCCATCGACTGGCAGGCCTACTTCCACCTGCGTAACCGGTTGGTGGTCGCTGCGCTGCACTGGGACAACAACATTCGTGGATTGCTGGCCAGCATGGTCAAGGCCACCGTCAAACATCTGATGTGCCTGGAGTACTCGACCGTCGCCATCCAGAACCGGGCCATCGACGACTTCCTCGCGGGGCCCGAGCACATCGCGTCCATCCTGGAATCGGCGATGCCCGAGGTGCGTGCGATGCGCCAGCAGTTCCCGGATGCGGTGGTGCTGCCCACCGCGACCTCGCTGCCGGTGCCTTCTGGCCGCCGTAAGGTGCACAAGCCGCCGGTGTCGTTGCCTGCCATTGGATTCCGCCTATCGCGGGGCGTGATTCACCAGCTGACGAAGGAAAATCCCGCGCATCACGTGCGCCCAGAGCTGAACGTCGCGACTCAGGATGCGCGCTGGTTCCTGCTGTGCGGAATGGATGGCGTCACCGTGACCACGGCGGACGGGCGTGGTGTGGTGTACCGCCAGCGCGACCGCGCCAAGATGTTCGACCTGCTGCGCGGGTCGCTGCGCCGCCACCTGCAGTTGATGCGTAGTTTCAACAAGATGCGCAAGACCTACCGCAAGGCGTTGCCCACACTGACCAGCAAAGAGCAGTGGGAGAACATCCTGGGGATTGGCAGCGACAATGCGGCGCCCAAGTCCGTCAATCCCGGGGTGAGTGCATGA
- the glf gene encoding UDP-galactopyranose mutase: MTGENQQFDLIVVGSGFFGLTIAERAATQLNKRVLVIERRHHIGGNAYSEPEPQTGIEVHKYGAHLFHTSNKRVWDYVRQFTEFTGYQHRVFAMHNGQSYQFPLGLGLVSQFFGRYFTPDEARALIAEQAAEITTADANNLEEKAISLIGRPLYEAFVKHYTAKQWQTDPKELPAGNITRLPVRYTFDNRYFNDTYEGLPVDGYTAWLQNMAADDRIEVRLDTDWFQVRDDLRAANPSAPVVYTGPLDRYFDYVEGRLGWRTLDFELDVLDTGDFQGTPVMNYNDADVPYTRIHEFRHFHPERAYPTDKTVIMREFSRFAEGTDEPYYPINTESDRAILAAYRARAKEETASAKVLFGGRLGTYQYLDMHMAIASALSMYDNVLAPHLADGAPLSGGDDSE, translated from the coding sequence GTGACCGGAGAAAACCAGCAGTTCGACCTGATCGTCGTCGGATCGGGGTTTTTCGGCCTCACCATCGCTGAGCGTGCCGCAACCCAACTCAACAAGCGGGTGCTCGTGATTGAGCGCCGTCACCACATCGGAGGTAACGCCTACTCCGAACCGGAGCCGCAGACGGGTATAGAGGTACACAAGTACGGCGCCCACCTCTTCCACACCTCCAACAAGAGGGTCTGGGACTACGTGCGGCAGTTCACCGAGTTCACCGGATACCAGCACCGTGTATTCGCGATGCACAACGGGCAGTCGTACCAGTTCCCGTTGGGCCTGGGGCTGGTGTCCCAATTCTTCGGCCGCTACTTCACTCCTGACGAGGCGCGCGCGCTGATCGCCGAACAGGCCGCGGAGATCACCACCGCCGACGCCAACAACTTGGAGGAAAAGGCGATATCGCTGATCGGCCGCCCGCTGTACGAAGCGTTCGTCAAGCACTACACCGCCAAGCAGTGGCAGACCGACCCCAAGGAATTGCCTGCCGGGAACATCACCCGGCTCCCGGTGCGGTACACCTTCGACAACCGCTACTTCAACGACACCTACGAGGGTCTGCCCGTCGATGGGTACACGGCGTGGCTGCAGAACATGGCCGCCGACGACCGGATCGAGGTGCGGCTGGACACCGATTGGTTCCAGGTGCGCGACGATCTGCGCGCCGCCAACCCGTCGGCGCCGGTGGTGTACACCGGTCCGCTGGATCGCTACTTCGACTATGTTGAGGGCCGATTGGGATGGCGGACACTGGATTTCGAATTGGACGTGCTTGACACCGGTGACTTCCAGGGCACTCCGGTGATGAACTACAACGACGCCGATGTGCCCTACACGCGCATCCACGAGTTCCGCCACTTCCACCCGGAGCGGGCCTATCCGACGGACAAGACCGTGATCATGCGGGAGTTCTCGCGGTTCGCCGAGGGGACTGATGAGCCCTACTACCCGATCAACACCGAGTCCGATCGGGCCATCCTGGCCGCGTACCGCGCCCGCGCCAAGGAGGAAACAGCTTCGGCCAAGGTACTTTTCGGCGGCCGGCTGGGTACTTACCAATATCTCGATATGCACATGGCGATCGCCAGTGCGCTGAGCATGTACGACAACGTGCTCGCGCCGCATCTGGCCGACGGTGCACCCTTGTCCGGAGGTGACGACAGTGAGTGA
- the zomB gene encoding flagellar motor control protein ZomB produces the protein MGPSNGLTRFTVWVSVLTVTVLFGWGAWQRRWIADDGLIVLRTVRNLLAGNGPVFNKGERVEANTSTLWTYLTYLGGWAGGGMRLEYVALTLSLVLSLIGVALAILGTARLYAPVLAGRAAVMVPAGMLVYIAIPPARDFATSGLENGLVLAYLGGLWLMMVIWAQAVRMPVTLDRRGGPHQPVDPKIVHAAKKDQKDVLSRRFTVGLAFLAGLSVLIRPELALIGGGFLVMMLIAARGFMSRVWIVVAGGALPVLYQIFRMGYYGLLVPSTAIAKDASGSKWGQGFVYLQNMNSPYLIWIPALLLSALGVAAYQARRGQWWVRQVAAPGYGWLARLVQNPTAVVIFMLASGFIQGVYWIRQGGDFMHARVLLTPVFCMLLPIAVVPLVAPDSAAFTPKKARLLTAATIGLFAGIAGWSAWVANSPGMGGDGTKVTYSGIVDERRFYAQATGVAHPLTAADYLNYPRMRAVLVAIDNTPDGALLLPSGNYDQWDVAPAIPPPPPIPPGYRGPHAVLFTNLGMLGMNLGLDVRIVDQIGLANPLAAHTARITDGRIGHDKNLFPDWMIADGPWLKKYPYIPRYIDQDWVAEAVEALKCPQTDAMLSAVRKPLSPRLFVSNLLHSYEFTTYRIDRVPRFELARCGLPMPKLDTPQYTGLPATGP, from the coding sequence CTGGGCCCAAGCAACGGGCTGACTCGCTTCACGGTGTGGGTCAGCGTCCTCACCGTGACCGTGTTGTTCGGATGGGGTGCCTGGCAGCGGCGCTGGATCGCCGATGACGGCCTCATTGTGCTGCGGACCGTGCGAAACCTGCTGGCGGGCAATGGCCCGGTGTTCAACAAGGGAGAGCGCGTAGAGGCCAACACCTCCACGTTGTGGACCTATCTGACGTACCTGGGCGGTTGGGCCGGCGGCGGTATGCGCCTCGAGTACGTGGCGCTGACCTTGTCGTTGGTGCTGAGTTTGATCGGTGTCGCGCTCGCCATCCTGGGCACGGCGCGGCTGTACGCGCCGGTGCTCGCCGGGCGCGCCGCGGTCATGGTGCCCGCCGGCATGCTGGTGTACATAGCGATTCCTCCGGCCCGCGATTTCGCCACCTCGGGTCTCGAAAACGGTTTGGTACTGGCCTATTTGGGTGGACTGTGGCTCATGATGGTGATCTGGGCGCAAGCCGTGCGCATGCCGGTCACCCTCGATCGGCGCGGCGGCCCGCATCAGCCGGTGGACCCGAAGATCGTGCACGCCGCTAAGAAGGATCAGAAAGACGTTCTCAGTAGGCGATTCACGGTGGGACTGGCCTTCCTGGCCGGGCTGAGTGTGCTGATCCGCCCGGAGCTGGCGCTCATCGGCGGCGGATTCCTGGTGATGATGCTGATCGCCGCCCGCGGTTTCATGAGCCGGGTATGGATTGTGGTCGCGGGTGGCGCGCTGCCCGTGCTCTACCAAATCTTCCGGATGGGCTACTACGGCCTGCTCGTGCCCAGCACCGCGATCGCCAAGGACGCGTCGGGTTCCAAGTGGGGCCAGGGCTTCGTCTACCTGCAGAACATGAACTCGCCGTACCTGATCTGGATTCCGGCGCTTCTACTCAGCGCGCTGGGCGTGGCCGCCTACCAGGCGCGTCGCGGGCAGTGGTGGGTGCGGCAGGTCGCGGCTCCTGGTTACGGCTGGCTGGCCCGCCTGGTTCAAAACCCCACGGCCGTAGTCATTTTCATGCTGGCGAGCGGATTCATTCAGGGCGTGTACTGGATACGCCAGGGTGGCGACTTCATGCACGCGCGAGTGCTGTTGACTCCGGTGTTCTGCATGTTGCTCCCCATTGCCGTTGTCCCGCTGGTGGCTCCCGACAGCGCGGCCTTCACTCCCAAGAAGGCGCGCTTGCTCACGGCGGCCACCATCGGGCTTTTCGCCGGTATTGCGGGTTGGTCCGCGTGGGTCGCCAACTCCCCGGGCATGGGCGGTGACGGCACCAAGGTCACCTACAGCGGCATCGTCGATGAGCGGCGCTTCTACGCGCAGGCCACGGGTGTCGCCCATCCACTGACCGCCGCGGACTATCTCAATTACCCGCGCATGCGCGCGGTGCTGGTGGCGATAGACAACACCCCGGATGGGGCTCTGCTTCTACCGTCCGGAAATTACGACCAGTGGGATGTGGCACCGGCAATCCCGCCGCCACCCCCGATTCCGCCCGGTTACCGAGGGCCGCACGCGGTGCTGTTCACCAACCTGGGCATGCTCGGCATGAACCTGGGCCTGGATGTGCGGATCGTGGATCAGATCGGCCTGGCCAATCCGCTGGCCGCGCATACCGCGCGCATCACCGACGGACGTATCGGCCACGACAAGAACCTGTTCCCGGACTGGATGATCGCGGACGGGCCCTGGCTCAAGAAGTACCCGTACATTCCCAGGTACATCGATCAGGATTGGGTGGCCGAGGCCGTCGAAGCGCTGAAATGCCCGCAGACCGACGCGATGCTCAGTGCGGTGCGTAAACCGCTGTCGCCGCGGCTTTTCGTGTCCAACCTGCTGCACTCCTATGAGTTCACGACCTATCGGATCGATCGTGTTCCGCGCTTTGAACTGGCTCGGTGCGGTCTACCGATGCCGAAACTGGACACCCCGCAATACACTGGGCTTCCGGCTACCGGCCCGTAG
- a CDS encoding phosphatase PAP2 family protein yields MTGPLPGEVTAPQGETAILVAVQSALAGRPGVLSTARGLSHFGEHSIGWVAAALIGAAVDKPRRRSWLAAGAGAFGAHAASVIIKRLVRRRRPSHEAVRVNVSTPSRLSFPSSHATSTAAAAVLLAPLTGLPLPALLIPPMALSRLVLGVHYPTDVAAGAALGALIGTAVRRADSRLALKEEQR; encoded by the coding sequence ATGACAGGTCCGCTGCCGGGCGAGGTCACCGCACCTCAGGGAGAGACCGCGATTCTCGTCGCCGTGCAGTCGGCTCTGGCCGGGCGCCCCGGCGTGCTCAGCACCGCGCGGGGTCTCTCGCATTTCGGTGAGCACAGCATCGGCTGGGTGGCCGCGGCGCTGATCGGCGCAGCTGTCGACAAACCCCGTCGGCGCAGCTGGCTGGCGGCGGGTGCCGGTGCCTTCGGAGCCCATGCCGCGTCGGTCATCATCAAGCGCCTGGTGCGCCGCCGGCGTCCGAGCCACGAGGCCGTCCGGGTGAACGTAAGCACCCCGAGCCGGTTGAGTTTCCCCTCGTCGCACGCCACCTCGACGGCGGCGGCCGCGGTACTTCTCGCACCGCTGACCGGGTTGCCCTTGCCCGCGCTGCTGATTCCGCCAATGGCGTTGTCGCGGCTGGTGCTTGGCGTGCACTACCCCACAGATGTGGCCGCCGGCGCCGCGCTCGGTGCACTGATCGGCACGGCCGTTCGCCGGGCGGACTCGCGCCTGGCGCTCAAGGAGGAACAGCGATGA
- a CDS encoding esterase family protein — protein MSVRVRTRRVLSALVAAFVMPMSMVAAMTIGPATAHAFSREGLPVEYLDVYSGSMGRNIRVEFQGGGPKAVYLLDGLRAQDDFNGWDINTGAFEWFYQSGLSVVMPVGGQSSFYTDWYSPSALNKQPYTYKWETFLTQELPVYLATNKQISATGNGVVGLSMSGGAALILAAFHPAQFRFAGSLSGFLNPSTIFMTNAIRVAMLDAGSYSVDNMWGPPWDPAWRRNDPTVQAQALVAAGTRLYIYCAPGGSTPIDDNTDAGVALSASSLESLAVAGNKAFQQAYTAAGGRNANFVFPASGNHSWPYWGQQLQALKGDLIATLNG, from the coding sequence ATGAGCGTGCGTGTGAGAACCCGCCGCGTGCTGTCGGCCCTGGTAGCGGCGTTTGTGATGCCCATGTCGATGGTCGCGGCCATGACCATCGGCCCCGCGACGGCACATGCCTTTTCGCGTGAGGGACTCCCGGTCGAGTACCTCGATGTCTACTCCGGCTCCATGGGGCGCAACATTCGTGTCGAGTTCCAGGGCGGCGGGCCCAAGGCGGTCTACCTGCTGGACGGGCTGCGTGCCCAGGACGACTTCAACGGCTGGGATATCAACACCGGTGCGTTCGAGTGGTTCTACCAGTCGGGGCTTTCCGTGGTCATGCCCGTCGGTGGGCAATCAAGCTTCTACACCGACTGGTATTCGCCGTCCGCGCTGAACAAGCAGCCGTACACATACAAGTGGGAAACGTTCCTCACCCAGGAGCTGCCCGTGTACCTGGCCACCAACAAGCAGATATCGGCCACCGGAAATGGTGTGGTCGGACTCTCCATGAGTGGTGGCGCGGCGCTGATCCTGGCCGCCTTCCATCCGGCGCAGTTCCGGTTCGCCGGCTCGCTGTCCGGGTTCCTCAACCCGTCGACCATCTTCATGACCAACGCGATCCGGGTCGCGATGCTCGACGCCGGAAGTTACAGCGTCGACAACATGTGGGGACCGCCATGGGATCCGGCATGGCGCCGCAACGACCCCACCGTGCAGGCGCAGGCGTTGGTCGCGGCCGGCACTCGTCTCTACATCTATTGCGCCCCCGGCGGTTCGACGCCGATCGATGACAACACCGACGCTGGTGTGGCCCTGAGCGCCAGCAGTCTGGAGTCGCTGGCGGTGGCCGGTAACAAGGCATTCCAGCAGGCGTACACCGCCGCAGGCGGAAGGAATGCCAACTTTGTCTTCCCCGCGTCCGGGAACCACTCCTGGCCGTATTGGGGACAGCAACTGCAGGCACTCAAGGGTGATCTGATAGCCACGCTCAACGGCTAG
- a CDS encoding alpha/beta hydrolase: MKLFSQLRGKTARRLATVAAAAAVLPGFIGVAGGSAVANAFSRPGLPVEYLQVPSAAMNTSIKVQFQNGGAKSVYLLDGLRARDDFSGWDIETTAFEDYYQSGISVVMPVGGQSSWYTDWYQPAKGKDGVFTYKWETFLTQELPAFLANQGLSKTGNAVVGLSMGAASALNLANYHPQQFVYAGALSGFLHPADMKGQIGMAMGDAGGFNPQDMWGPDSDPAWVRNDPFLNIDRTVANGTRLWIYCGSGDATDLDATRNGFENFTGGFLEGMAIGSNKQYVDAYTAAGGKNAHVEFPPGGLHNWTYWGNQLKAMKSDMVAYLQSH, encoded by the coding sequence ATGAAGCTCTTTTCACAATTGCGCGGTAAGACCGCGCGTCGACTTGCCACTGTTGCCGCGGCTGCGGCTGTTCTACCTGGATTCATCGGTGTCGCCGGTGGTTCCGCGGTCGCCAACGCGTTCTCGCGCCCGGGTCTCCCGGTCGAGTACCTGCAGGTGCCGTCGGCCGCGATGAACACCAGCATCAAGGTCCAGTTCCAGAACGGTGGCGCCAAGTCTGTCTACCTGCTGGACGGTCTGCGTGCGCGCGATGACTTCAGCGGTTGGGACATCGAGACCACGGCGTTCGAGGACTACTACCAGTCCGGCATCTCCGTCGTCATGCCCGTCGGCGGCCAGTCCAGCTGGTACACCGACTGGTACCAGCCGGCCAAGGGCAAGGACGGTGTCTTCACCTACAAGTGGGAGACCTTCCTGACCCAGGAGCTGCCCGCGTTCCTGGCCAACCAGGGGCTGTCCAAGACCGGTAACGCCGTTGTTGGTCTGTCCATGGGTGCGGCTTCCGCGCTGAACCTCGCGAACTACCACCCGCAGCAGTTCGTGTACGCCGGTGCGCTCTCGGGCTTCCTGCACCCGGCCGACATGAAGGGCCAGATCGGTATGGCCATGGGTGACGCCGGTGGCTTCAACCCGCAGGACATGTGGGGCCCGGACAGCGACCCCGCCTGGGTTCGCAACGACCCGTTCCTGAACATCGATCGCACCGTGGCCAACGGCACGCGTCTGTGGATCTACTGCGGTAGCGGTGACGCCACCGACCTGGACGCCACCCGCAACGGCTTCGAGAACTTCACCGGTGGATTCCTCGAGGGAATGGCAATCGGCTCGAACAAGCAGTACGTGGACGCCTACACCGCTGCCGGCGGCAAGAACGCCCACGTGGAGTTCCCCCCGGGTGGTCTGCACAACTGGACCTACTGGGGCAACCAGCTCAAGGCCATGAAGTCTGACATGGTCGCGTACCTGCAGAGCCACTAG
- a CDS encoding esterase family protein: MKLFSKMRGALARQSARRIAVAATAVAVLPGVAGIVGGTALTPVAGAFSRPGLPVEYLQVPSASMGREIKVQFQPGGSKAVYLLDGLRARDDFSGWDIETTAFEDYYQSGISMVMPVGGQSSFYTDWYNPAKGKDGVWTYKWETFTTQELPAYLAANKGVSQTGNAVVGLSMGASAALTLAIYHPQLFVYAGALSGFLNPSDMKFQIGLAMGDAGGFSASDMWGPDSDPAWQRNDPFLNIQKIIDNGTRLWIYCGTGDSTDVDANRNGFENFTGGFLEGMAIGSNKKFVEAYSAAGGKNAHVEFPPGGIHNWTYWGQQLRAMKSDMVAYLQSH, encoded by the coding sequence ATGAAGCTCTTTTCGAAGATGCGTGGTGCCTTGGCGCGTCAGTCGGCGCGCCGGATCGCGGTAGCGGCCACAGCCGTGGCCGTGCTGCCCGGTGTCGCGGGCATCGTCGGCGGTACGGCGCTGACTCCCGTCGCGGGCGCCTTCTCACGTCCCGGGCTTCCGGTCGAGTACCTGCAGGTGCCCTCGGCGTCGATGGGCCGTGAGATCAAGGTGCAGTTCCAGCCCGGTGGCTCCAAGGCCGTCTACCTGCTGGACGGTCTGCGTGCGCGCGATGACTTCAGCGGTTGGGACATCGAGACCACGGCGTTCGAGGACTACTACCAGTCCGGCATCTCCATGGTCATGCCGGTCGGCGGTCAGTCCAGCTTCTACACGGACTGGTACAACCCGGCCAAGGGCAAGGATGGCGTCTGGACCTACAAGTGGGAAACCTTCACCACCCAGGAGCTCCCGGCGTATCTCGCTGCGAACAAGGGTGTTTCGCAGACCGGTAACGCGGTAGTGGGCCTGTCCATGGGTGCCTCCGCGGCGCTGACGCTGGCGATCTACCACCCGCAACTGTTCGTGTACGCCGGTGCGCTCTCGGGCTTCCTGAACCCGTCGGACATGAAGTTCCAGATCGGTCTCGCCATGGGTGACGCCGGCGGCTTCAGCGCCTCCGACATGTGGGGCCCGGACAGCGATCCGGCCTGGCAGCGTAACGACCCGTTCCTGAACATCCAGAAGATCATCGACAACGGCACTCGCCTGTGGATCTACTGCGGCACCGGTGACTCCACCGATGTCGACGCGAACCGCAATGGTTTCGAGAACTTCACCGGCGGTTTCCTCGAGGGAATGGCCATCGGTTCGAACAAGAAGTTCGTCGAGGCGTACTCGGCCGCAGGCGGCAAGAATGCTCACGTCGAGTTTCCTCCGGGCGGTATCCACAACTGGACCTACTGGGGTCAGCAGTTGCGGGCCATGAAGTCTGACATGGTCGCGTACCTGCAGAGCCACTAG
- a CDS encoding decaprenyl-phosphate phosphoribosyltransferase gives MSEEAAPTAGPPKNLASGIVKAVRPRQWVKNILVFAAPLAALGDIPPHDYRGVFIRVAIAFVVFSMAASSIYLINDARDVEADRQHPTKRFRPIAAGVLPVPAAYGISVVLAAGSLGIASSVNRNLVIVMAVYIAIQLAYCFGLKHQPVIDICIVSSGFLIRAIAGGVAAGVYLSQWFLLIMAFASLMLAAGKRYAELQIAEQTGAKIRKALEGYTSSYLRFVWTLSATATVVCYGLWAFERDHRAGSWFVASMIPFTIAVLRYAVDVDGGEAGEPEEIALGDRVLQFLFVAWIGSLGAAFYFS, from the coding sequence ATGAGTGAGGAAGCAGCTCCGACCGCGGGCCCGCCCAAGAACCTTGCCTCGGGAATCGTCAAGGCGGTCCGCCCTCGGCAGTGGGTGAAGAACATCCTGGTCTTCGCGGCGCCCTTGGCGGCCCTCGGTGACATTCCGCCCCACGACTACCGGGGTGTCTTCATCCGGGTGGCCATCGCGTTTGTGGTGTTCAGCATGGCGGCGTCGTCGATCTACTTGATCAACGACGCCCGCGATGTGGAAGCCGATCGGCAGCATCCGACCAAGCGTTTCCGCCCGATCGCCGCAGGTGTGCTGCCGGTGCCGGCCGCCTACGGAATTTCGGTGGTGCTGGCCGCTGGATCCCTCGGCATCGCATCATCGGTCAACAGGAACCTCGTGATCGTGATGGCGGTGTACATCGCCATCCAACTGGCGTACTGCTTTGGTCTGAAACACCAACCGGTCATTGACATCTGCATTGTCTCGTCCGGGTTCCTCATCCGGGCCATCGCGGGTGGCGTCGCCGCGGGCGTCTACCTCTCGCAGTGGTTCCTACTGATCATGGCCTTCGCCTCGCTCATGTTGGCGGCAGGAAAGCGGTACGCCGAGCTGCAGATCGCCGAGCAGACCGGCGCCAAAATCCGCAAGGCATTGGAGGGTTACACCTCCAGTTACCTGCGTTTCGTGTGGACGCTGTCGGCTACGGCCACGGTGGTTTGTTATGGCTTGTGGGCCTTCGAACGCGATCATCGTGCCGGATCCTGGTTCGTGGCCTCGATGATCCCGTTCACCATCGCGGTGCTGCGCTACGCGGTGGACGTCGACGGGGGCGAGGCGGGGGAGCCCGAGGAGATCGCTTTGGGGGACAGGGTGCTGCAGTTCCTGTTCGTCGCATGGATCGGATCGCTCGGTGCGGCCTTCTACTTCTCCTGA
- the culp6 gene encoding carboxylesterase Culp6 has product MPKSSNSKRHRILGLAAALAVAVVVILVIAIVVVIVRRPDDVSPGAQVPVTTTPPVTRPGQKPRPAFQSADCPDVQALIIPGTWESSRTDDPLNPTEFPRSLLLNVSRPITEKFDKSRLQTWTVPYTAQFHNPFANDNQMSYNDSRKEGTDRAVKQLSDMYDRCPLTSYVIVGFSQGAVIAGDIANQIGNGEGPVDQDLVLGVTLIADGRRQDGIGQSPGPNPPGQGAEVTLGDLGVLDSFGLKMTGPRPGGFGELNDRTNQICGTGDLICAAPPDAFNISNLGKTLDILSGGAGAPVHALYATPEFWQIDGNPATVWTTNWAEGLIENAPHPKHG; this is encoded by the coding sequence ATGCCCAAGAGTTCGAACAGTAAACGGCACCGGATTCTCGGTTTGGCCGCGGCGCTGGCCGTCGCAGTCGTCGTCATTCTGGTGATCGCGATTGTCGTGGTCATCGTTCGCAGGCCCGATGATGTCAGCCCCGGCGCACAGGTCCCGGTCACCACGACACCGCCGGTGACCCGCCCCGGCCAGAAGCCCCGCCCCGCCTTCCAGAGTGCCGATTGCCCCGATGTGCAGGCGCTGATCATTCCGGGCACCTGGGAGTCTTCGCGCACGGATGACCCCCTCAACCCGACGGAGTTCCCGCGCTCACTGCTGCTGAACGTCTCTCGGCCCATCACCGAGAAGTTCGACAAGTCCCGGCTGCAGACGTGGACAGTGCCATACACCGCGCAGTTCCATAATCCGTTCGCCAACGACAACCAGATGTCGTACAACGACAGCCGCAAGGAAGGCACCGACCGGGCGGTCAAGCAGCTCTCCGACATGTACGACCGGTGCCCGCTCACCAGCTATGTCATCGTTGGTTTCTCGCAGGGTGCGGTGATCGCCGGTGACATCGCCAATCAGATCGGTAACGGGGAGGGCCCCGTCGACCAGGATCTGGTGCTGGGGGTGACATTGATCGCCGACGGTCGCCGTCAGGACGGGATCGGGCAGTCGCCCGGGCCCAATCCGCCCGGGCAGGGCGCCGAGGTCACTCTGGGTGACCTCGGGGTGCTGGACTCTTTCGGGCTGAAGATGACGGGACCGCGGCCGGGCGGGTTCGGTGAGCTCAACGACCGCACCAACCAGATCTGCGGCACCGGAGATCTCATCTGTGCGGCGCCGCCGGACGCCTTCAACATCTCCAACCTGGGCAAAACGCTGGACATTCTGTCCGGCGGGGCGGGCGCCCCCGTGCACGCGTTGTACGCGACCCCTGAGTTCTGGCAGATCGACGGCAATCCGGCCACGGTGTGGACCACCAACTGGGCCGAGGGGCTCATTGAGAACGCCCCCCACCCGAAGCATGGATGA